The Mytilus edulis chromosome 5, xbMytEdul2.2, whole genome shotgun sequence genomic interval CCTGTACTTGAAAATCATCTTTTGTAATCCGTTCCGTATCATTCTGGAAAGAAAAGCAtacaaaaaagataaacatatacATTACATATATGGCTGATAAATCTAATAATGTTCAGTACtagtacttatttttttttaatgtgggATTCAACCCCAAGCGCATATGAAACGGACGTAAAAAACTACTTGCGTAGGAACTGCTTctacaaaataatttgtcttaCTCCAtaaaggaatatatatatgtaggccGCAGTCGTAAATCCTTTCTATCACAAATGTGTTACTGAGGAATATATGCTTAAGATAGGAGcatcttaagacacctaaatGTGTGTCCTAAACTAAGGACGACTACTACGATTATTCCTATCTTACTACATGTTAAGATACACACTTAGGCCACGTATATGTCCTTTAATGATCGTAAGACATGTCCTAGTCATAATAGCGCTTAAAAAAAAGGATCCAATATGATAAGTATGTTTTCACATATATGAAATTTTGATTCACAAATATTTAGCAAATAGTTTTTGTTCCAGAAAAGTATAATAATTCGAGGATTACCTGTACCTTGGAATCATCTTTTGTAAATAGTTCCTCATCTTGTAAATCATTCTCAATATCACTAAGCTTCTCCTTTGTAACATTCTGGAAAGAATAACAtacaaaaaagataaacatatacATTGTGTGTAATTGCATTGTGGAATTATTATGGGTTAACAGTTTATCGGTAGGTTAACAGACTCATTTGATCTTATGAACAAAATACTTTGGCAATATATTCCTCAttttgttttcttccattttatGAAAGAATAACAGTGGCATTATCCTGATTGATTCGAAATAAATAATCTTAGTTTCTGAGTATTCAGAAAACAACAATTGGCTAAGTAATGTGTTTTCAACGTTGTATTTTGATTACTGTTGCTAGTCTtttcgtatttaaaaaaaaaaattactttttgattgttagtttattttgaattaataGTTTAGATACTCATTTGAGATGTTCTAGTTCGCTTTAAAGCTAAAAGAACAACACAATACCTCATACAGTGTCGTGTAAAATGAAAACCATTcatagaatgaaaaaaaaaccatcaaacaAACTTACGGTTTCGGGATCTGTCTGACCAACAAGCCTATAAAGCTGCCGTTTATAAATCCTGTGTATAAGATCCTTTGCTTTTTTCATCCCTTTTTCGTCTTCGCGCATAAGGATAAGATCAACAACACTGTCAGTTAACTTTTCATAGACAGACATATCTTTCCAGGCATCactcattttgatttttgttattttctccTCGctaaaattaattcaaaatttatcTAAGCTAGTTTGTTggcataaaactttaaaaacagtATACGATATTATAATAAAGCGAACCACAGATAGAGGGTGGGTGAACAAATGTGCTGCAGAAGTTTAGTAATTTGTACTCAACAAGTGGCTTTGACGTGTTGTTTATTATTGGTTAATCTGCGTTTTATTCATTTGGAGTGAAAGGtagttataagtttcattttgTGATTgccattttctttgaatttaggataaaatgaaacaaatatcagtgGTCGGTTATGCGCGTTGTTCAAACTAAGGTAGTAATAAGTTTCATTTTGTGATTgccattttctttgaatttaggATAACATGAAACAAATATCAGTGGTCGGTTTTGCGTGTTGTTCAAACTAGACTATATGGCTTACATAAAACTTCAACAATGAAAAGAAGAGCCTGCGTTTTATGATATTCCTAGTGAGCAGTAACACAAGGATTCATGATAAAATTCgttgtcaataaattaaaacactaTTAATTGGGtgatattcaaattatataaagGTGTTGTCAGAGTGTGCACAAATATGAATTGTTAAAAAGCAGAAAATTCAATTCTTTGGTCGAAATTCACAGCTAGCCTAGTTGTTCGTTTAAATATAAAGTGAAAGTCTAGACAAGAACAAGTTCTAACTATAAATACGTACTCTTTAGTTGGAAAGAGTAAATGCTCGTTCGCTTCAACAAGTGCGTCAGCTATCCTGTAAAATAGTATGCAATGATGTTATAAGTATTTGctcatacatattttttatggtgatatatttgatcttatattttatttatattttgttaaatttatatacACTTAGTATGAGATTTGAGAGAAAATCAGCAGCTATGCTTAGCATTTACTCACATCAGTTGAATACCGTGTGTACCTGGATGTTGGTATGCACGTCTGAAAAGCCCATTGCGTGTATGGAATAGTTCATATAAATTGAGTTTTTCctgtaaaataaaatgcagtttttatgaACTTACATATTTGGATATGTTATGTCTTATTAATGTTCAATATCTCATGTTCTGCTTTTATAAAGGGAAACACTCGCAAGATTGAGAGTATTCTTCTAATTCTTTTCATAAACCTCTTGAACATAAATAATTAAGAATATCAATGAAGAGATTTGTATTAATTGTAGATCCCTTTCATTAGTGTCTATTTTTCATGATACTATATGATTTGCTAAGTTTTATTGCTTGAACAAAGCATACCAACAAGGGTGTATTGTTAAAACATTATgttgatctgtattttgtttttggtGTATTTTAAGTTCATCTATGACTGCAATTTTCGTAACAGTTATGTTTCCGAACAGCTAAAAAGGTGATTTTCAAACAAAGTATATACTGACATGATTTGAATAAAAGAAGCAGTTTTGTATGAGTAGAATTCGAAAGTTTATTAAGAATTCCATTTTACTGATTGAGGCTGATTTATCCCCAATGAAAACATGTCTATCGATATCATTGGCTCTCTGAAGTCAGTagtgttttgtttttcatatataaagGATTTTATGCATAGCCCACCCCCATTTCCCTAATAAAAGTTAAGTGTCTAGTGCACTTGCTGAATATTCTTGGatttctgttttatttacaaCCACGTGGTCGATGCCGGTGATAGAGGACTGTAAGTAACCCATGTTATCATCAACTGAATTAATAGTATTTCCGGTACAGTTTAACTCTTATTGATCATTTTGTACATTATCTAGCTGTTCCCAATCTGAGACTTAAATCCCTAAGCTAAAGTTCACCTTTAAACAAAATTGTGGTTGTTTTGGATTTGATGAATCTTTTCTTCTAAAAATCGAAATAATGTGTATGCATAAGAGTTGGCTATTACCTTCATTGGAATTTgatttttcgtttattttcttgTATAAAAAAGTGACAGAAGGAGTACTAAAAGGAATGCATTGTAAAACAAGATAATAATATATGATGCAATTCAAAATTATCGCTGATATTATTATAATGAATTCATAGAATATATGTATAGAAAATGTCATGCTGTTTTGAActgttattaaataaaaaaagtaatggcAAAAGACTTTaccattttatatgaaaaaaaaagaattaacacTGTCATGGACGGTATTCAAAGGTGCATGATTTAATTCAAATGAGACAATTATATCTTTTACCTGATAACAGGTGTAAAAACTAGGGcgtaaataagtacatgtatattaaaaaaggTTTGTATTATTAGTCAGAAAGCCGCACGAATAACGTGTTTGGGGTATGCCAAAACAAAGTagagaaaatacaaaaatactaaacttcgaggaaaattcgaaacagatagtccctaatcaaatggcaaaatcgaaagctcaaccacatcaaacgaatggaaaacaactgtcatattagaTCATGCGAAAAACGGTCTCACTTCGAAATACACAAATTTAACCTCATATGTCTCAGCTCCTAAACCAGTCATTTTACATATCCAGGTggaatgagtttgaatgcccctctggtatctttcgctcctatTCTATAGAAAGGGCTACAAGCTTCGCCTACTTATATGAATTGCAGATGCCAAAACATAGGACTTATAATGTTTTTATCTGAGGCACAGTGCTATTTACTCCATATACTAAAGTTAACCCATTCAAATATGTGTTTAAAACTAAATGTAGTGTTTACCTTGTCTCTTACGGCAATTGTTGTATTATCAGAATCATTTGGAAACATCACCCGACACTGGCTTATAAAACGTAAATGATCAAAAGTATTCCTTATTCCAAGGCCATGACAGTCTCTGGCAAAATACTCCATTTTGTCCACGTCTATTGCATTCAGCTTGTTTgccactatctatacaaaatattaaatcaGTTACAAATTATACTATAGATAACAGTTTGTAAGATATCATTAAGGAAAATGAAATTTGGGCTGACGTGACCACTGATTTTACAATGATGGGTTCATTAGTTTCGTAGAAATTAACCATCTGTACGTTTGTTTGAATATCGATGTAAATGATCTTACTTTATAAACTTACAACTAACTTTTTAAAACCTGTGGTGAAACTCGGATCTGGAAAAAAGCGGATATTATTCCCGTTAAACGATCTcattttcttattaatttttctcttttctgcatGTCATAATTACCACAAAGTCCATACTGAAAAAAGCCATGCACGTTTTAAGCAGATATGGTTCATGTAAACAACTAGTATATATCATATCTTCACTCTCACCTCATACATGTACCGTCTTGAATTGTCTTTACACCCCTGAAAAAGGACAAAGACACATGAAACTGTACATCATAAACACGTAACTAATTAATAAATTGCAGAAATCTTCTTCAATACAATCATATCAAAGATGGAAACACTCATTCCTTACTTAAtctttgactgtccctttggtatctttcgtccctcttttagtctCATTGCACTTTTTAATTTAATCAATATTTATAGGTTTATCTAGTCATATAGTATCCAACTTATTACAGCTATTTTAGATATCGAAATGCATGTCTTataagcaaaaatttaaaaaaaaaacaaatatcccATTCATTATTCAGGACTTTATTAATGTTTGCTGTGGTAAATAGCTAGGAACTATTACGAATACTCTAGTAGTTTAgaaattttatatgttaaatgGGACTTTTTGTTAATCTCGCTTTGAATGAACATCCTCAAATCATTGCTTAAAAATTAAAACCACAATatgtgttttgaatttttgtacaTTAGTTTTGGAATCAATAGACCATGTAgaccttttgaaaaaaatggcatatTTTCACCTCAGGGACGGAAAAACGTGCACTGAAAAATTCAGTTTAGTTTTCAATTTTCTAAAAcaaacaatgcatttgaattttattcatttatgacATGCTATGTCTTAAAACGTTTCTTcaagatgcacaggtttgtctgtactcatagtaaatttTGATGTGAAAACGCAGTCATttttagccaaagggtccacaAAAACCTTAACTGAATTCTGCTGTATATGATTTATTCAAATTCAAGCAAATCGAAATCACTTCAATAAAAAGAAGGAAAAAGCAGTACAGTGTTATTCAGTCGttcatgtttgtttgtttatatttatgtGTGTGCATTGTTTTCTACTATAAAACTCTGTTAAAATTCGTTTGGTATTGCATAATATTGTTTTCTTGTACGGTTTCGACTTTGCTGTTCGATATTGAAAACAGGAGAATTATTGATTGAGTTCTTAGATGAATGTGTTGATTTTGCATGAGACAACACCCACACTATCCCATTTCATTGTTCTTTATAAAAGAAATTTAGCAGCAATTAAAGCAGGGTTTTATTTTTGAGAATCTATCTTCAACGATGGCACCATGAATCAGAATGGGGTACTTTAAATTTCCAAAGATCTGTATGGGGACATAAAAGTTGAGTCTCTTTCATATTGCTAttaaaacaaatcatttgaaTTTTCTATCCTTCACATAAGTATTCCCCATAATAAAGTTAAAGACAAAAATTGAAAGAATTTGTAATGCTTAGTTTCAAACCCTTTCATAAAAATAATGGAGATGCattgtaatttgtaaaaaaatcattctgattcaaataaaagaaattctgAACCTGACATTTTCAAATGCTTGTTACTtgattatcaatatttttattatgtttcgAGGACTCCAAATGTTTCTGTATTCTTTCACTAAATCTCCAAGAAATTTTACTGACTACATTGAATGCATCTATCACAACAAACGTAAAATAAAGGATATACATTAGATACAGTTTTCTTGTCTCATATCCTgacttacataaaaaaaaatatgtatgagggtcggttgagaaCCAAGTTTCACGACAAGAGATAACGTTTCAGTTCCCAACGCTTGGaatttctatttctatgtagtaaatataCTCAACATAGATACATagtattgaaattttgtatttgtaacatTCCTACAGTGCCAACATATTGAGTATATATCACCTAGTTAATACAATATCCCAGAACTTAAATTCCCTATCACAATTTGTTCGATAAAGGTTTATAtcgaatatatatatttgtatatttttacaaatagtGGTTTAATTTGCTCCTTAAACATATAAAACAGCAACGAAAAAAACTCTcaaatgaaacttttttttatttacaattattataacttaaaattcattgtattcagatgttttttgtttaCTAAAGTTTAAGATCCAAATGCGTTTTTCACAATAAATACTcgataaaaagtttaaaaaatatgacatAGCAAAATATTTGAATGAATAAACAAGTAAAGGTATAAACTGCATAATTCTTagtagaataagaaaaaaaatattcttttgaaattattttaatgcatataaaaagtaaaataacaaaaatactaaactacGAGGAATATTTAAAACGGTCAAGTCCGtagtcaaatgacaaaatcaaaaatttaaacacatcaaacgtacACTTTCTAGAGTGCGCTTGACTGTAGTGACTTTATGGAATTTAAAGCTTGTTTGTGATTTTTTGTTAACAATAAATGCTAGCACAttatagaaaatcaagtgagtaatttatgtttaaaattttataatttcttttttttttaaattctgtgaATTTTCTACGAAAATCTTGGTTTACTTTGACAGAAAATTCCCTTTTTCTATCAGatgcaatgaaacaataataatgctttgcatgaATTTTTCCctttgtatatgtacaaaatgtcaaatctctatttttcctttttttgctgttatgatactattgcagtttgaaaatttCGTAATTCACATTATTATAGAAGAGGGCATCACTATTAATCAAAATAAGTATAAAATTCCACGTGGTCAACTATATAAAGCTTCTAAGAAACATACCAGAAGATTTGTTAGCACTCAATCTAGCGATATTTCATATCTAGTgtcttcaatgcttttcaacttgttttccttttttcaattgattgattcaagcgtcactgatgagtctttataaAAGACAAAACGTGCGCCTGGTGTAAATAAATAATCCTaatatctatgacgagtttatacACATACCTTCTGACTCAAACTAAACACTTAGATGTCTTGTTTACTAACCGATACGAGGAATGTGTACCTTAACTCACCGTGGTCTTATATCTCAATATACCAGTTAGTGTCATAATCTGTAATCTTACTGATCGTGTCTTAGTACCAACTGTGACATTTTGAATGAACTTGAGTTCACATGACGGCGATGTATGTATAGCAGGAGATGCTCCTTTCGACGCACATGGTGTTTGTCCTTTTGGAGTGCATGCGGTTCCCTAAATTTCTGTTTGTAACCCTGATTGATGTATTTCCTACGATTTACGAggtttaaatttttgattaagtTCTGTCGCCTTTATTCACCTACTGGTATTTTTGATGGGTTTTTAATCTACTATGAAAAGCTGAAATTTGAATTAtatgtgaaaaatttaaaattcacTTAATACTTATTCAAGAGTTGTGCTAAACTGAACgatatttgttttgtcatttcgTCATTAGTTATATCATGGGAAGATTGCAAATACATACTTATTACAAATTGTTTTGTCGTATAACTGTGGTTTCGTGTCAAAGATTGTTTTGAATTCTTTCAAGTTAATATTGATAACTCATACCTCCCATGATTTGAACTTGTCATCTTTCTTTTTCATTGCCTCTGGAAACATCCGGTCAAACAAATGTGAATATGGTCCATGACCTTGAACAGAAATGACCATACGATTTAAATGTAAATTGTGTCCGCCATAATAATATCCCTTTGAATTTTTCTATTCTAAAACAAAGGTTTTAGTTTTTCATacgttataaataaaggcaacagtagtataccgatgttcaaactgataaatccatggacaaaaaacaaaatcggggtaacaaactaaaactgatggaaatgcattaaatataagaggagaacaaagacacatcactacaatgtaacacacacagaaacggaccaagcaacagacaaaatcccacgagaaaaacaaatataacatcaaaaccaaatacatgaatttgggatagacaagtaccgtgacacgtcttatcgcaatgtgaatttacactcaaaaataagagaaaacaaacaacgcaacgttaaaatgtaacacatacagaaacgaactataatataacaatggccatattcctgacttggtacaggacatttttaaagaaaaaaatggcgggttgaacctggttttgtggcatgccaaacctccccttttatagccatgtgaaatataacattaagatgacaactcaacactacaggactacaatataaataaattggagaatacaattgacaaagaaacacacgaacaacagccaaaaaaaggcaacaagttgaaaattttaatacgacAGAAGTGcatttatccacacaagatctactagtgatgcccagatacaaaagtttgaaagccgaaacaagcacaaagtcgaacagcatcgagaaccaaaagatcaaaaaagttgtgccaaaaacggaaTAGGcagtttttattaaatattttgcgTTTGTTTTTGTCGCACTACAGTGTTTctattgttcctttgttttcctctaatagttaaaatgaaaacaaaggtaaacacatcaaccaggagaggaaaacaacggaacaacagaaacattgaagtgcaacaaaaacaaacgccaacatacataaaaaTTAACTTTTGATAACAAcagctatattcctgacttggtacaggacattttaagaaaacaaaggTGGTTTGATGCTGCTTTTACGACTAGCCGAACTTCCTCCttaaatggcaatgttaaaaaatatcactATTACGAAAACATTACgtgacataaatataatacaaacAAACGCAAAAGCTATCAGTATAGAGATACGTACCGTATATCGTTTTTTCGAGATTTCCGGAGAAAACGAACATGTTAAATTTACACTGTGTATATTTTTCGCTAAATATGAAATGCACGCGAAAATATAACTGTATGGCATATgtaaatttttttatgaaatatgtaaTCGATCACAAATACATGAGACTAAACCAAACGAAAGTTCGAAATTAGGAGAACTTTTATGGAACGTTAATCCAAATTATGCACATAAGGGCATGctacaaattaaaagttttgatcAATCCTTGTAAAAGtgattcatttttattatatttttacattaaatgtCTATTGTTTGGGCTATGAAACCTATCAATACAATAGCTCGTCACTAATTAGCACCTGATTGCTGTGTTGTCAAAAGTTGTGACACGTATATTTAAAGCtaacataattattataaaaaacaGTGATTTCAATTAAGTTTGCTCATTCTTGTGATCTGTTGGACACCATAATCCATAATCCATATTTAacagtataataaataaaactttcaaaTTTGGATAAATCTGGGAATATGTAGGGAAAATCATGCTTTGTCATATTTTCGCGTTTCTCCAAATATCGCGAACAAAGCGAAAATTAAACACGCgcgaaaccccccccccccccccccccccccgatatACGATAATATAATAAATAGTTCATTACAACATTTAAACCACAGAGTAACAACAGACATCACCCATTCGCGACATCAAGGCATACAAAAACAGTGACGCATTCCATACTATTCACAAGTTATTTTATAAAACTAGTCTAGCTAATTATAAAGATATTGGCAGTCTTGAAAGCCTTTTAATTAATGCTGGGACAAGGTCATGTTGTTCGGACTAACACAATAGTTTATCAATAGAAAATGGAAATTAACTCGTTTATAATATCTATTAAGACATATGTGACATGAACCGAGCATACAGAATTCAAACCACAAACGATAAACATAACACAATAACCGAACCCAAAAAGacacatttgtaaaaaatagatttataaaaatttcaatcGACTATTATTTGAACTACAGACGTTATCATTTTGTTTTGCATTGCCTATtttatagcaatttttttaattttgtaatattaGTTCAACAATAATTTCATTTTCTCCCTATGCATATAACTTGGCATTGATGAAGCAAACCGTTAAAAAATGCATTCAGTTATCAGAGCAGTAATACTTCAGATGAGATCATACACGATATTTAGACATACCTAAATCATGACACAAAGCAGCTATCTCTATACACAATTTATCCTTATCAGACATTTTAGCTTTTTCTAACCTCTCCGCATATTTTGGGTTGTCCATTTTTGTCCTTTCGACATCTTCTTGCAGTTTTAACTGTAACTGATTTGCTAATTTACTGGCTAGGTGACATGTTTTACATAATGAATATATAGAATGAAGTCATGTATGAAACTACAATGAATAAATAAACGACAAAACACTATATGATCGTCTACAATTGTGTCGTTATATCGCCGAATGACGACGGATATGTATCACTGGCGAAAAATACCAAATGGTCATTCAAACTCgaaagttttaaaaacaaacccaaaacaaaaaactaaaggcTGTACAACACTTACTCAAGCTTCAAccgggggtgatctcatgtgcacCCAAAGGGTAAACTGTAATATTGTGAAATTACCAAAAACTCCatggaaaatttaaaaagtaatagcaaaaataccgaactccgaggaaaatcgtTAACGGCAAGTCTCTactcaaatgtcaaaatcaatatctcctacacatcaaacgaatgccgATTATggataacaatatatataaagaCTATTCTAATCATGACTCGTgcaagttcgtgtttcactgcatcagacacatgcaccatgattctattgtcagcctcttaatgtgaacatgattctaaacttgaaatacatcacgaggtagataagatagaatatcctgaccaTTTGTTATAAGAAGCAAGAGCTACATTTAGAGAAAAGGGAAAACACagaagagtaaaaaaaaaatcctcaaaattgGGATAGTTTTCTAAGAGAtgacgacaataagaaagaacttttaagttttcattcgcaACAGCTTGGTCAATAGATTTTGAGAaaaaggtagttgtagcaacactTGCTCAGGATGTTCTGTGTTATCCACTACATGGTGATGTTTCAAGCTTAGCACCATGTTCACATGAAGAGGCTGACACTTGAATCAAAATGCATATATGGTATATATCTATGcatgacctttcaaatacatTAGGTATTGAGAGATTACACatttgctggaaaaggaactgcgttggtgacatggaTGGTGTTTGAAGATGTGACTCTATCATTTCGAATGATgtttgatcagccaacatcaccagatatggatttgacaatgtcattgatagaacgatacgtggttttgttgtaagatcgaacaaacttatcagatggggttaacgaagcaagaaaacatgtgtttttggaagaggaaatacttattaaggctattcccacgactcggCCTAGTCTTTTTCAGCAAGTGAAatgtgcaatataccatggcgggtgcgaatgagtaacaagcttggtaTAGGTTCCTATGCTAAGTAGTCCAGACGCTTATGAAAGGCGAAGGGAAAATATGAAACCTTTTGGACAAatctttgtgaggcctcttcatcctatcaggagcttgtacattatagaTGAAAGAAACAATACAACGATCTttgtaaattttggaaaataagCTCTCCGaatgtgaataaacatgtatttgcggcCATAAATTAGTCATTCTAAAGATGTTTAAGAACTTTagtgatttattttgttttcatcaatctatccaaaactttAGGACTCATCTTTGTAGTTTacgccatattgttttttttttttaccggaagtgttaactttgctTTCAAACATATAAAGCTGAATAGAATTAGTGGTTTCGAGGatgacttaaagccaaaagtttaatgaccagctaaaaaaaaacattttctttacattttgaaaaaagttgaatataaaaattaagaattattaatatttctatgtccgccatattTGATAtcaccggaagtaagggttttaaagacatatgtcttatacattgtatccatgagcagcaccaaagaaaggttcctgcacaatgtaatgatagtagcaatactttaaaacacatttcaaataccctccctaaaaataagcttattttagtacaatgtccgccatgttagattttaccggaagtaagggtttgaagacatctaatctatatcatatatccaaaagtagtacataaaaaaggtttgtaccaaatagtATAATGGTAACTtgttaataacaccttttcacatactagccttcgatattgggctaatttaagtatgatgtccgccattttggattttaccggaagtgagacattttttcaaatgccgccctatctgaaataaaagagaaatagttgaggaaggtctatgcaaAATTTTATGCTTGTAGTAGGATGTGCACAAATATTCACAATGCCGCCGTACTACAACTGTCATATACTTGGTACTTGCATTTCCCTATCTAGAAAATGGTTGTTATAAATTGGATCCTGCTCCACGTATTTACTCCACATGTGACATCAGTAGTATATACAAATTTCAATATATCTTATATCcctatttttttataatcttacGCATATTTGCTTTATTAAGAACGAGTTGCATTTTCAACGGTAAACTGAAAGGG includes:
- the LOC139525487 gene encoding deoxynucleoside triphosphate triphosphohydrolase SAMHD1-like isoform X2, producing the protein MYEIVANKLNAIDVDKMEYFARDCHGLGIRNTFDHLRFISQCRVMFPNDSDNTTIAVRDKEKLNLYELFHTRNGLFRRAYQHPGTHGIQLMIADALVEANEHLLFPTKDEEKITKIKMSDAWKDMSVYEKLTDSVVDLILMREDEKGMKKAKDLIHRIYKRQLYRLVGQTDPETNVTKEKLSDIENDLQDEELFTKDDSKNDTERITKDDFQVQKLTFSYGMKKENPITSVYFYKKGSFECFPGGEPTKTSLFLPSGNVQEEIVLVYSTSLNKNKTDKLSRKWDDLKKNEDAKKAMK
- the LOC139525487 gene encoding deoxynucleoside triphosphate triphosphohydrolase SAMHD1-like isoform X1; its protein translation is MYEIVANKLNAIDVDKMEYFARDCHGLGIRNTFDHLRFISQCRVMFPNDSDNTTIAVRDKEKLNLYELFHTRNGLFRRAYQHPGTHGIQLMIADALVEANEHLLFPTKDEEKITKIKMSDAWKDMSVYEKLTDSVVDLILMREDEKGMKKAKDLIHRIYKRQLYRLVGQTDPETNVTKEKLSDIENDLQDEELFTKDDSKVQNDTERITKDDFQVQKLTFSYGMKKENPITSVYFYKKGSFECFPGGEPTKTSLFLPSGNVQEEIVLVYSTSLNKNKTDKLSRKWDDLKKNEDAKKAMK